The window GTGCTAGGAGCCCCATGGGGGTGGGCACCTAGGAAATGTGACAGTGATTTGGTGGATGTGGTATCTCTGCTTCTCCCACTGGCTCCCACAGCTTCTGAGGGAACATCTGGGGAAGAGCAGGCGTGGGAGCTgtgtgcacccctccccctgaGCCACAGGTGGGGAGTGCTTCTGAGCTGAGCCCTCTGTCTCTTGCAGGTATGCAGGGGGCCCTGGGGGACCTGGGGGCCTGGGCCTCCCCTCCCATGCCTCACGACCCTCCACGGACTTCACTCAAGCGGCGGCGGCTGCTGCCGTGGCAGCTGCTGCCGCCACTGCCACCGCCACGGCCACGGCCACTGTGGCCGCCCTGCAGGAGAAGCAGAGCCAGGAGCTGAGCCAGTATGGAGCGGTGaggctgcagcccctccctggtgGGCCCGTGGCCGCTCTGGACGTCAGGGACAATAGGCAGCCAGgcttgggctctggggctgcGGGGTGTGCTCGTCCACGCAGTGTGGGGGGCTGGTGAGGACGAGGCCCTGGGAGGGACGTGGCAGGTCGGAGCATGGTGTTGAGGGGAGAAGACTGGGGTGCCCGCAGTGGTGGCTGGGCCTGGAcggcttctcttctcttcccagatGGGGGCTGGACAGTCTTTTAACAGCCAGTTCCTGCAGCACGGAGGTCCCCGGGGGCCCAGCGTCCCCAGCAGCATGAACCCTGCTGGCATGGGCGGGCTGATGGGCCCCTCTGGCATGAGCCCCACTCGGGCAGTTGGCATGGCACCCTTGTATGCAGGGCAGCGCCTGCCCCAGCATGGATACCCGGGGCCTGCCCAGGCCCAGCCACTGCCCCGACAGGGAGTCAAGAGAGCCTACTCCAGTGAGGTGAGTGCATCCAGAGGCATGGTGAGGTCAGATGTGTCTGTGAGAGAACTGGCCGTGGGCACAGCTTCCCTCCCTGGGAACTGGCCTCCCTGACACCTACCACTGGCCTGGGCATTTGCCTCTTTCCTCTTTCAGGTGTATCCAGGGCAGCAGTACCTGCTGGGAAGCCAGTATTCACCCAGCACCACCCAGTATGCACCCGGGCAGCCCCCTGCTCCCTCTTCTTACCCTGGTCACAGGCTGCCTCTGTCCACTTCCGGCCCCCCAGGCTTGCACTACAAGGTAGGGCCAGCTCTGCCTGGGCCTGTGGCAGCCCTAGCCCAGCTCTGTGGAATACCGATGGGTCTTGAGCAGTCTGggctggcaggggaggggccCGTGGGCACTCGGTGGCCGAGTAGCCAGGAGTTTTGCAAGGGTCCTGGGCAGTGCAGTGCAACTCTGAGAGGGGTCCTGCTCTGAAAGGACCCATGAGAGTGCAGCCTCTGTGACGTCCACATCAACCCCTCTGAGGTGGGGTCCTCTGTTTCTGTAGtggcagtttttaaaagtataaaatcagTACATGCTCCCTGTAGATTATTTGGAGAAAATAAGAGCAtgtggagaagaaaataaaggcgGAAGCCCCACATACAAGGCCCTGGCCCAGACCGCTCCTGGGTCAAGTGTGGGGTCGGCTAAGGGCCAGCCAGAGCCCTGGGCGCACATGGTCTTCTCTCCTCAGCCCACGGAGTAGTTCAATGGACAGGGCACCGGCTTCAGCGGGGGGAGCATCAGCTACAGCCAGCCTGGGCTGAGTGGGGTACAGGAGGTCGGCAGACGTGCGGGAGGCTCCCAGGGGTGGGCGTGTGGAGAGAGGACGCCCAGGCGCGGGGAAGTGTGGGCTCCCAGCCAGGGACCTCTGGGCTGCCCGACCGTTCCCAGTGGGTGCAGAGAAACACTGCAGTCCCACCATACTGCCTTGACTGTCTGCTCAACCCCACAGCCCGCCCGTTCCGTCCCTGGCTACCCTAGCTCCCCACTGCCAGGGAGCCCCACACCACCCATGACTCCTGGCAGCAGCATCCCCTACATGTCCACCAGCCAGGACGTCAAGTCGCCCTTCCTGCCCGACCTCAAGCCCAGCATGAGCTCCTTGCACCcgtcaccccctggtgagtgCTGCTCGGTCCCGGGACGGATGGGTGGGTCTGTGGGGCCCAGGACTCGGTCCTGCAGGGAGCGTGGGGCAGGGGACGCTGCACATCTGTCGTGGGTGTGGGTCTTCTGTATAAAAGGGCCTGAGGCCCATTTCTCGTTCGGAACCCCTGTAACCGGCGTCCTGTACCCTAGTTGGAGCACTAGGGGGTCGCTGGCCGGGGGCCCATAGACACCTTCTCAGCCACCACCCTGCTGAAAGCGCCAGGAGCACCTTCCTTCTGGCTGGCACGTGGGCAGGTCATAATTTAGGAGATGCCGGCTAGGGTGACTGAGGTGATGGTGGAGCCCAGGGGTCCAGGAGAGATGCCACCCAGACCCCGGCCCCGTGGAAGGGGAGGAGGGCCGCAGTCCCCTCGCCACCATGCCTGCGGAGGGGTGGGATGGCTGCCGGCCTGCTGACACCAAGGTCCCGCTCCCAGGCAGCGGCCCCTGTGACGAGCTGCGGCTGACCTTCCCCGTGCGGGACGGGGTGGTCCTGGAGCCCTTCCGCCTGCAGCACAACCTGGCTGTGAGCAACCATGCGTTCCAGCTCCGCGACTCTGTCTACAAGACGCTCATGCTGAGGTGAGCGGTGCCCAGCCCCCCACACACCCTCTCCCATGCCCGCCTGGCTCTCAGCGTCCGTCCTCCCCCCACAGGCCTGACCTGGAACTGCAGTTCAAGTGCTACCACCACGAGGACCGGCAGATGAACACCAACTGGCCCGCCTCTGTGCAGGTCAGCGTCAACGCCACCCCGCTCAGCATCGAGCGCGGGGACAACAAGACCTCCCACAAGCCCCTGCACCTGAAGCAGGTGTGCCAGCCGGGCCGCAACACCATCCAGATCACCGTCACGGCCTGCTGCTGCGTGAGTGCCTGGGCCGGGGCTGACCCTGAGGACGGCCATTGTCCTGGTCCTGGCAGTGTCTTCCAGCTCCCCTCCggccctttttatttatttttatttttttaaatttatttattcatttttgagaggagagggagagacagagagagagaaggtggggaggagctggaagcatcaactcccatatgtgccttgaccaggcaagcccagggttttgaaccggcgaccttagcatctctaggtcaatgctttatccactgcgccaccacaggtcaggctcctccgGCCCTTTAAGAAGAGGATCCAGTTAAACCCGCCCTCGTGGCTTCCAGTTAGGTCTCATCATGAGAAGGACACTCACATCACCATGTAGGAGAAACCAAGCTGAGCCTGTGTCTCTGGGAGGAGGCTCGCAGGACCAGGTCCTCATTAGGAGTCACTCAGTCCCAGCTGCACCAGGACCCAGGCCGGGCAGTCAGATGGGCAGCCTGAAGCAGGCTCCCAGGGCCCCTGAGTGATCGTGCTGGGGCCCCCGGGGCGGGGAAGGTGGAGTGTGGAGATGGGGCCTGGGTGGCCAGGGTGAGCCCGTATCCCCTGGGCACCAGGAGAGGCAGCGCAGACCTGTGCACCTCGCCGGGAGCACATGGGGCTCCGCCTGCCTGGCCTGcgcccctaaccctaaccccggCCTTGCAGTCCCACCTGTTCGTGCTGCAGCTGGTGCACCGTCCGTCCGTCCGCTCGGTGCTGCAGGGCCTCCTCAAGAAGCGACTGCTGCCTGCTGAGCACTGCATCACCAAGAGTGAGTGCCCGCCAGCCTGCCCCGTGCCCCACCCTTTCCCATGAGGCTGTCTCCCTGGCAGGGGCGGCAGTCAGCTCCAAGGGGAGCTGTCATGTTCTGGTCGTGGCCCCTGTCTCAGTCCTTTCCCTGTTGCCACAGTAAAGCGGAACTTCAGCAGTGGCACCATCCCTGGCACCCCAGGACCCAACGGAGAGGATGGGGTGGAGCAGACGGCCATCAAAGTGTCCCTGAAGTGCCCCATCACCTTCCGCAGGATCCAGCTCCCTGCCCGCGGCCACGACTGCCGCCACATACAGGTGTGTGGTCACTGCAAGGTTTTCTGGCACATCTGCTGTCGTAACTCTCTTCAGCAGATGAGAGCACCTGGGCCGTAGGAGACAGGACTGGCCGGCGTGGGCAGGTggcctgactctctctgtccctttcaggGTGGGGTTCTGTATCCTTTAAGCATCATAACCTTACTGCATTCAGCAGTTCTTGTGCTGACAGTGTCGAAGATGTAGGATGCAGTCCCCTCCTGTGACCCCATGAGTGCCACGAAGGATCTGTGCCAGAACCCTGCAGACAAGTGCGCCCCCCGGAGGTCTTTGTGGCCACATCAGTGCACGCACAGCCCTGTGCCCTGTCTTGTCTGTAGCTACCACATCTGGAGCACATCTGGCCGACTCTGGCTTTGGCCCCGTGGCATTCTAGTCCCAGTGAGGGCCACGTGACTGTCCCCAGTCTTGATCCATTAGAACAGTGACGTCGCGAAACCTGGTGAATGTGGCCGCTCAGACACGCTAGGAAATAATAAGCCCTGCCTCCCTGGAAGTACATGGTGGGCACTGACCC is drawn from Saccopteryx leptura isolate mSacLep1 chromosome 12, mSacLep1_pri_phased_curated, whole genome shotgun sequence and contains these coding sequences:
- the ZMIZ2 gene encoding zinc finger MIZ domain-containing protein 2, encoding MNPMNPMKPALPAAPHGDGPFAYEAVPWQQSATQPAGSLSVVTTVWGVGNAAQSQVLGSPMGPAGSPPGSSMMPGMAGGSSALSSPQCLGQQAFGEGSASKGYLQQGMYGRGGYPGGPSFSTGYAGGPGGPGGLGLPSHASRPSTDFTQAAAAAAVAAAAATATATATATVAALQEKQSQELSQYGAMGAGQSFNSQFLQHGGPRGPSVPSSMNPAGMGGLMGPSGMSPTRAVGMAPLYAGQRLPQHGYPGPAQAQPLPRQGVKRAYSSEVYPGQQYLLGSQYSPSTTQYAPGQPPAPSSYPGHRLPLSTSGPPGLHYKPARSVPGYPSSPLPGSPTPPMTPGSSIPYMSTSQDVKSPFLPDLKPSMSSLHPSPPGSGPCDELRLTFPVRDGVVLEPFRLQHNLAVSNHAFQLRDSVYKTLMLRPDLELQFKCYHHEDRQMNTNWPASVQVSVNATPLSIERGDNKTSHKPLHLKQVCQPGRNTIQITVTACCCSHLFVLQLVHRPSVRSVLQGLLKKRLLPAEHCITKIKRNFSSGTIPGTPGPNGEDGVEQTAIKVSLKCPITFRRIQLPARGHDCRHIQCFDLESYLQLNCERGTWRCPVCNKTALLEGLEVDQYMLGILIYIQNSDYEEITIDPTCSWKPVPVKPDMHIKEEPDGPAPKRCRTVSPAHALLPSVMEMIAALGPGATPFTPLQPPSAPATADYPSQGSSFLGPGTFPDSFPPTTPSTPTLPEFTRGLPPISYQSDIPSSLLVPEKSAPSLPGQMAAAGHLDLGHNPGPPGLHTPSLGGPPAPQLHHPNPPPAPRQPLGPVSSGPVSELAFHGATGMMGPPMSGAGEAPEPALDLLPELTNPDELLSYLGPPDLPANSNDDLLSLFENN